From the genome of Nicotiana sylvestris chromosome 1, ASM39365v2, whole genome shotgun sequence:
tttttgaaaaaaaaaaaatactattaTACACTTAAAACGTCTGATCGGCTGCTCACTTTGTTTAATATATTCATTCAGTACCAATACAAACTAAAACTACACTAAAGTGGAAGAGCTAGTATAGACGCTAGAAGTAGCTAGTCTATAACCAAAGCCTCACGATAAATTAGCCTTATGAAGTGAATCTTAAGTAAGGGGCTTAGCCCGTAGACCTACCAAGCAAAGAGACTGAGAGTAAGCATAAGCTCATCTCTTTGCGTAAATTTTAAATTAGGTGGTTCACAAAATTCATCATTAATAACATTTAAATAGAAATACAGAATAAAATAGTTCAAGCTCCAAAATTGTGACTCATAATTTGCGATCATTAAAAGActtttaaacaataaataaatcCAACGGCTACAATTTCACAAGGATGATCAAGAATGAATGGTAGTGGACCCCATATGGAGAAAAAGAGCCACTAGAATAGAAGATACAGATCTCCCAAACAGATggaatgaagaaaaagaaaatggggACCATAAAAAAAACAAGAATCTTACTCCTATTATTCAAGTAAAATAAAATACGTGTTGCTGGAAAAAATCAAAGTCCAATACAAAAAATCAAAGCCAGCCAATGCAATTGTGTGGTTCTCAACATTCCatcttgtttttcctttccttcACTACCACTCAAAAAAAACCAAAGGCTACCAAGTTTACAACCAACCCCTTCTTCATAAACcacaaaaaaaatcttttataacACAACAAGTTCTAAATCACAACCACAACAACAAAGAACCATTCAATATTGAAGATTTTAAGTAGCTTGTAGTTGaaaattctaagtattttcaaTGGCAACAACTACAACTTCAATTTCAGCTActacttctttttcttcatctattggtGGTGAAGATTATGGCATTCTTGCTAGGAAAGTGCCAATGAACGTACGTATGGGAAAACCAGTGAGATCAAGGCCAATGATGGGGAATGTTAATGATGGGAAAGGATTATTTGCTCCTATTGTTGTTGTCACTAGGAATATTGTTGGCAAGAAACGTTTCAATCAGCTTAGGGGCAAAGCTATTGCTTTACACTCTCAGGTACTAACCATTTACTAgcagatttttcttttttaaaataacGGTAGTGTTGAGATCAATTTGAAGTGACtccttggagcaacggtaaagtcaTTTTCATGTGACCTATAGATTACAAGTCCAAACCACTGATACTTGCATCAGGATAGGCTGCAGCCTTTTTCTGAATCCCGCGTGAATTCGGGATACTTCGTGCACAGAGCTGTCCTTTAGTGTTGAGTTTGCGCCAGACTATTTCATTAGATACTTATTTCCTCACACCAACATATATACTGAATAACTCGATTTGCTCGCTAGATGGACATAAATTACGTTTTTTTGTGTCTGCTCAAAATTTTTAATATCAATCACCTGTTGTTTTGCACTCACGCCATTGACCACTGGGAGCATCGTTGAGTGCTCTATCTAACTGCTTTTGGTTGATGTCCTTTTTCTCTCTCCCTATATTCTTAATATCTTAGTTGTGGTAGAATTTGGGTAGATATAGCTTTTGCAATAGTCTTTCTTAATGTGATGGTATTGAATGCTCTAACAATGTTCTAATTTGGAAATAAAGTCAGCAATATATCACAGTTGTTTGGTAAAAGAAATGATCAAATGTAAATTAATTTCAAGATTTAAAGACAACTACGTGTTATTTTCAAATTGAGAACAAAATCTTTAGTTTTGTCTATTTGGATTGATTTTGAACTTATGGTTCAGTTTTAAAAGTTTCAAATCCTTAAAATTTTATAGCATCAGTTCGAATGAATGTGAAACAAGGGTTCAAACAAAGAGCGGTTTAAGATTGTATTTCCAATTCAAACTTTTAATATTACTGTTCTAAACAAGTAGGTTATGTTTTTTAATCTTCAATTTGACCAGATGTCCTGTAACATCGAACTTGATCAATTTATCTTTTAAAGTAAACTTGTGATAGAATATTTACACGAGAATTACTttaaaatgataacaaaataaaaCATATTTAAAAGATTTTATCGAGGACAGTTTGTAATTGGATGTTCTAAGATAAATGTAGTGTTTGAGTCTCCAAGAAAGGGGAAATACCAAATTGTCGGGTCGACCAAAACTAATTGCATTCGCCAGCtaaaaagtgtataaaatatgtatattatatgtttATAATGCACACATACATAAACATATCCGTTGAGCGAGAGCACTTCCACACGGGACTCTCAAATCACTATGGCCGACTTTTGTCTCTGTCGACCAGTTGGTCTCACACTCAGGTAGGCTTATACCATTACGCTCACGAGCAGAATCTTAGCATGAGCCTACCTTCGTACACCTCTGTTACTCTTTAGGAGGCATCCGCCCCAGATAAACTACCCACCTTGCAGTGTCCCACCCTAATGATTGGTGCGGCGGTTAGGCATCCTTAGACGAAAGATCGGTTaggtatgtatgtatgtatgtatgtatgtatgtatgtatgtatgtatgtatgtatgtgtgtgtatatatatatatatctaaagAATAACCGAGAGGCGAAGAGGTCACAATTCGAACATCAATGTTACAATTTTGTGCAAGATATAATACTAAAAAGGAATTGTGTATGGTATTTGATTTTCAGGTAATCACAGAGTTCTGCAAATCAATAGGAGCAGATCAGAAGCAAAGGCAAGGATTGATCCGACTAGCAAAGAAGAATGGTGAAAGACTTGGATTTCTTGCTTGATATCAGctttatatattatatgtatgGTGTCCCATACCATTGACATGGGAAATGTTGTTATGATCAAATAGCTTAGCTATAGCTTTGTGTACTTGAAACAACTCAATGTTGATACAACTTAGTTATCTGTATTATTCAAACATATGCGTTTTAGTCTAGGTATGCCTTCTTGTTTCAACACTTAGATTCTATCCATATTCACTATATTAACTCTTTTAAGGAAATAACAAAGTTCTAGAgaaattttcgaaagaaaggcaGATCTTCAGGAAAAGTAACGGTGACAAGGTTTCGTTACTTTTGACCTCTCCTCGCTCCAAAAGTCCAAATTGCTTTTAAATTTGAACGTCTTGTGTAGGGGGAGACATGGAATGCGTCTCACTGTTTAATGTTAAGTGGGAGGTTTAGAATACGCGAATCAAGCTGTTTAATTTTCGGTATTAGTCCAAACATATATTCTTCAAGTTTGTTTAAATGAAATGTCCATATTAAAAAACCCTTAAATGGAGTACTATAAGTCACAATTGTAAGTCATTCGAAATATTTAAAAGATACAACAACATacagtattatcccacaccgtgAGCTCTGggcgcaaaccttacccctacattgtgaggatagagaagttgtttccaatagaccctcggctcaggaaagcataagcaccacattaatgaaagCATAGACAAGACGGGAAGGtaccaaaaagccatataaaagcaaaataaaaacaacaagatagtaaggcgaacaacaatgaaagaaaacaacggtTAATCATACAAACCTACTACCAATAGAAAGCGAGGTTGCGTGCCAATACTACTGTTACAaacactctagactacctactctactaccctaatcctcaacctccataccttcctatcatggg
Proteins encoded in this window:
- the LOC104248904 gene encoding protein PROTON GRADIENT REGULATION 5, chloroplastic; amino-acid sequence: MATTTTSISATTSFSSSIGGEDYGILARKVPMNVRMGKPVRSRPMMGNVNDGKGLFAPIVVVTRNIVGKKRFNQLRGKAIALHSQVITEFCKSIGADQKQRQGLIRLAKKNGERLGFLA